CGCGTTCGATTCCCCGGTACTCCTGGTCCCGCAGATACGAATCGAACAGATCGTGTCCGAGTCCCTTGCGCCGGCCGAGACGGGTCATTGTGAAGCTGCGGGCCGCCACTGCCTGTGCCTTGGCGGCCTCGAACGTACGGACGTTGATCGGACCGATCTCGCAGGGAACCACCCCGCGCAGGTAATCTTCAAGCCCGAGAACGTTGACGACAGCGAGGTCACCGTCTGCGGCCCGAAAGACAAGCAGACGTCCACGATAGCTCCGGTCTCCGACCCGAACAAAACCGCCTTCTCCGGCCGCAACCGCCAGGGTATCGGCAGTCCGCAATGGTGCGGGGCCGCCGGACGCGACCACCAGCCCTCCTTCGAAACCAGCCTGTATCAACTGATTGGGGTCCACCGACTGCCGAGATGTACTAGCGGCCAGCGTCAGTCCCCTGTTTGAACTGAAGAAAGCGACACCTTTGGTCGTCAGCCTCACCCGGACAGAAGGCTCTCCTGTCAGGCCGGGCTTCGGAGGGGGAACCGGTCTGGTGGGCGCCATCGGCGCATGGTAGCAACAGCCGGCAAGGCACAGGATTGCGGCGACTAACGCGAGCATACGCATCCGCTGTCAATCTAGCCGACCTCGACTGGATGGTCAACAACTGCCCGGGGCAGCACTTTACAATACCCACACATACCCTAGAATACAGGAATGCAACACCGGGATAAGCGAGTCGCTGACGCCATCAAAGACTCCGTCGCCAAGATCGTACTTAGCGAACTCTCCGACCCGAAGATCGGGTTCGTAACCGTGACCCGCTGCCACATCTCGCGCGACCTCAAGAACGCGACGGTCTACTTCTCCATTCTGGGCGACGAGACTACCCAGAAGCAGTCGTTCGAACATCTCCAGGGCGCGCGCGGGTACATCCGGCGCCGGCTCGGCCAGATGGTGGTTTTCCGGGTACTGCCGGAACTCCGGTTCGCTCTCGACGACATGCTGGCCCACGAGATGCACATCAACGAGATAATATCCGACCTCCACAGGAACGAGCCCGGAGAACTGGACTAGCCGGACAGGTTTGATCGGTCCGATGCGAGGGGTGCTGAACGCCAACAAGCCGTCGGGTATAACGTCGTACGATGTCATCCGACACATCAAGTCCATCCTTCGGTCGCCAGTTCCCATTGGACACGCCGGGACGCTGGATCCACTTGCATCGGGTGTGCTCCTCGTACTCCTGGGTGAGGCAACCAAGGTCAGCCGTTTCTTACTCACCCTGCCCAAGGAGTATGTGGCCGGCGTGTTGTTCGGGAAACAGACCGACACCGACGACATCACCGGGGAAACGTTGAGTGAGCGGCCGATGAGCTACCTCACAGCGGATTCCGTAAGAGCCGGTCTGGAGCTATTCACCGGCGAGATCGAACAGGTGCCTCCCGCATTCTCCGCCCTGAAGCAGGACGGCGAGCCGCTGTACCGGCTCGCCCGCAAAGGCCAGGTAGTCTGCCCGAAGCCACGCAAGATCATGATCTCCAAGCTGGAGCTGCTCGACTGGCAGCCTCCGGCCGCGACAATCAGGTGCGTGGTGTCGGCAGGGACGTACGTCCGGGCCCTGGCGCGCGATCTGGGCAAGTCGCTGGGCACGGTCGCGACGCTGGCGTCTCTGGTCCGTACTAGAGTGGGGCCGTTCAGCATCGAGGACGCGACCACGCCGGACTCGCTCGACGCGACCTCGCTGATCGAAAGGCTCGCCCCGATTGACGTCGCGCTGTCCTGGATGCCGCGCCTGGCAGTCTCCCCCATCCAGGCGCGGCAACTGCACCAGGGTAAAGTAGTAAGCGAGCTTGCCGGCCCGACTCCGTCCGGGGTTGACGGCTTTGCGTTGGCCCAGACCGAGGATCTCAGATTCCTCGCGGTCGTCGCTCTAGCAGGTGGGGGGATGCGAACCGAACGAATAGTCTATGCCGACTGACGCTGGTTCGCCGTCCCTGATTCCGGGCCCGGCTGCTCCGTTGGTAGTTGCCCTTGGCTCGTTCGACGGCGTCCACCTCGGACACCAGCAGATCATCCTTCGCGCCTCCGGCATCGCCGC
The genomic region above belongs to candidate division WOR-3 bacterium and contains:
- the rbfA gene encoding 30S ribosome-binding factor RbfA, coding for MQHRDKRVADAIKDSVAKIVLSELSDPKIGFVTVTRCHISRDLKNATVYFSILGDETTQKQSFEHLQGARGYIRRRLGQMVVFRVLPELRFALDDMLAHEMHINEIISDLHRNEPGELD
- the truB gene encoding tRNA pseudouridine(55) synthase TruB, coding for MRGVLNANKPSGITSYDVIRHIKSILRSPVPIGHAGTLDPLASGVLLVLLGEATKVSRFLLTLPKEYVAGVLFGKQTDTDDITGETLSERPMSYLTADSVRAGLELFTGEIEQVPPAFSALKQDGEPLYRLARKGQVVCPKPRKIMISKLELLDWQPPAATIRCVVSAGTYVRALARDLGKSLGTVATLASLVRTRVGPFSIEDATTPDSLDATSLIERLAPIDVALSWMPRLAVSPIQARQLHQGKVVSELAGPTPSGVDGFALAQTEDLRFLAVVALAGGGMRTERIVYAD